Proteins co-encoded in one Dyella japonica A8 genomic window:
- a CDS encoding Smr/MutS family protein, whose product MKPRPPSPISDDDARLFRDAIGEVTPLAPAEPAPVAPKPEPLARMLEADEASVPGELLDMAFDPTLLEVGEELSFLRDGYPPKLLRQLKRGQFSIQDEIDLHQMNAATAQVVIADFLAEAKHNGIRCVRIVHGKGLRSRAAGPVLKVLTDRILRRRDDVVAFASARPMQGGTGAVVVLLKG is encoded by the coding sequence ATGAAGCCGCGCCCGCCCAGCCCGATCTCCGACGATGACGCCCGCCTGTTCCGTGACGCCATCGGCGAGGTCACGCCACTTGCCCCCGCCGAGCCCGCGCCCGTCGCCCCCAAGCCCGAACCGCTCGCTCGCATGCTGGAAGCCGACGAGGCCTCCGTACCGGGCGAGCTGCTGGACATGGCCTTCGACCCGACCCTGCTCGAGGTGGGCGAAGAGTTGAGCTTCCTGAGGGACGGCTATCCACCCAAGCTGCTGCGTCAGCTGAAGCGAGGGCAGTTCAGCATCCAGGACGAGATCGACCTGCACCAGATGAACGCTGCCACGGCGCAGGTGGTGATCGCGGATTTCCTGGCGGAAGCCAAACACAACGGCATCCGTTGCGTGCGCATCGTGCATGGGAAGGGCCTACGTTCGCGGGCGGCGGGGCCGGTGTTGAAGGTGTTGACGGATAGAATCCTGCGCCGGCGCGACGACGTGGTGGCGTTTGCATCGGCACGGCCGATGCAAGGGGGAACCGGGGCGGTGGTGGTGCTGTTGAAGGGGTGA
- the truD gene encoding tRNA pseudouridine(13) synthase TruD, whose translation MSDLELPYAYGNPPLTAVLRSTPEDFQVEEILGYDADGEGEHALLWVEKRGANTDWVAKELAKFAGIPPLNVGYAGLKDRHAVTRQTFSVQLAGKPDPDWSAFPAEGAKVLAVTRHKRKLKRGALRGNRFVLVLRQVEGDRAVAEEVLKQIAQRGVPNYFGEQRFGREGGNVAQARAMFAGRRVDRDKRHFLLSAARSHIFNAVLAARIERDAWDSPMEGEIWSLAGSRSWFGPEPFDATLSQRLATGDIHPSGPLWGRDETPAKGEVAALEHAIAAENADLADGLVAAKMDQERRALRMIPKDLKWRWLDDASLELSFELPAGAYATTVVRELARTG comes from the coding sequence ATGTCCGATCTCGAACTGCCTTACGCCTATGGCAATCCGCCGCTGACCGCCGTGCTGCGCAGCACTCCCGAAGATTTCCAGGTCGAGGAAATTCTCGGTTACGACGCCGATGGCGAAGGCGAACATGCGTTGCTGTGGGTAGAGAAGCGCGGCGCCAACACCGATTGGGTGGCCAAGGAGCTGGCCAAGTTTGCAGGCATTCCGCCGCTCAACGTGGGCTACGCCGGGCTGAAGGATCGCCACGCGGTAACGCGCCAGACCTTTTCCGTGCAACTGGCCGGCAAACCTGATCCGGACTGGTCGGCATTTCCCGCGGAAGGGGCGAAGGTGCTGGCCGTCACGCGGCACAAGCGCAAACTCAAGCGCGGCGCGCTGCGTGGTAACCGCTTCGTGCTGGTGTTGCGGCAGGTCGAAGGCGACCGCGCCGTGGCTGAAGAGGTGCTCAAGCAGATCGCGCAGCGTGGCGTGCCCAATTATTTCGGCGAGCAGCGCTTTGGTCGCGAGGGTGGCAACGTGGCGCAGGCCCGCGCGATGTTCGCGGGTCGTCGCGTGGATCGCGACAAGCGTCATTTCCTGTTGTCGGCGGCGCGTTCGCACATCTTCAATGCGGTGCTGGCAGCGCGCATCGAGCGTGACGCGTGGGATTCGCCGATGGAGGGAGAGATCTGGTCGCTGGCAGGATCGCGCTCGTGGTTCGGGCCGGAGCCCTTCGATGCCACGCTGTCGCAGCGGCTGGCGACGGGGGACATCCATCCGTCGGGTCCGTTGTGGGGGCGGGACGAGACGCCGGCCAAGGGGGAAGTGGCCGCGCTGGAGCATGCCATCGCGGCGGAGAATGCGGACCTGGCCGATGGGTTGGTGGCGGCGAAGATGGATCAGGAGCGTCGGGCGTTGCGGATGATCCCGAAGGATCTGAAGTGGCGTTGGCTGGATGACGCTTCGCTGGAATTGAGTTTCGAATTGCCGGCGGGGGCTTATGCGACGACGGTGGTTCGCGAGTTGGCGCGAACGGGCTGA
- the ispF gene encoding 2-C-methyl-D-erythritol 2,4-cyclodiphosphate synthase yields the protein MRIGQGFDVHIFGEGDHVMLGGVRVPHTHGVVAHSDGDVVIHALCDAIFGALALGDIGRHFPPSQEQWRNADSRLFLRHAAKLMREHGYALGNADVTVICEAPKVGPHSLAMREAVAEELGCELDRISIKATTTEKLGFTGRGEGIAAQACVLLVLA from the coding sequence ATGCGGATCGGACAGGGCTTCGACGTCCATATCTTCGGCGAAGGCGATCACGTGATGCTGGGTGGCGTGCGCGTGCCCCATACGCATGGCGTGGTGGCCCATTCCGATGGCGATGTGGTCATCCATGCACTGTGCGATGCCATCTTCGGCGCGCTGGCGCTGGGCGACATCGGCCGGCACTTCCCGCCGAGCCAGGAGCAGTGGCGCAACGCCGACAGCCGGCTCTTCCTGCGCCACGCGGCCAAACTCATGCGCGAACACGGTTACGCGCTGGGCAACGCCGACGTCACCGTCATCTGCGAAGCCCCCAAGGTTGGCCCCCATTCGCTGGCCATGCGCGAAGCCGTGGCCGAGGAGCTGGGTTGCGAGCTCGACCGCATCAGCATCAAGGCGACCACCACCGAGAAGCTCGGCTTCACCGGTCGCGGCGAGGGTATCGCGGCGCAAGCCTGCGTGCTGCTGGTCCTGGCATGA
- the ispD gene encoding 2-C-methyl-D-erythritol 4-phosphate cytidylyltransferase — protein sequence MSAALWCVVPAAGRGTRVGGSIPKQYLPLAGRALILHTLERLALHPRIAGLMVVLGEGDGHWPGVAELYGKPVLTTIGGAERCDSVLAGVRALPANVSDDTFVLVHDAARPCVREADITRLMDVGMPAGGGLLGAPLRDTLKRANSDGRSEVTEPRDHRWRAFTPQMFRRGELSAALQSAHGAGVTVSDEAMAMERAGFAPCLVEGAEDNIKVTTATDFALAEFLLSRMK from the coding sequence ATGAGCGCGGCGCTCTGGTGCGTGGTGCCGGCGGCGGGGCGCGGCACGCGCGTAGGCGGAAGCATCCCCAAGCAATACCTGCCCCTGGCAGGGCGGGCGCTGATCCTGCACACGCTGGAGCGGCTGGCGCTGCATCCGCGCATCGCCGGCTTGATGGTGGTGCTGGGCGAGGGCGACGGGCATTGGCCTGGCGTCGCAGAGCTGTATGGCAAGCCAGTGCTGACCACGATCGGCGGCGCGGAGCGTTGTGATTCGGTGCTGGCGGGTGTACGTGCCCTGCCGGCCAATGTCTCTGACGACACCTTTGTGCTGGTTCACGACGCTGCGCGCCCCTGCGTGCGCGAGGCTGACATTACCCGGCTGATGGACGTGGGCATGCCTGCGGGTGGCGGCCTCTTGGGCGCACCGCTGCGCGACACGCTCAAGCGTGCCAACAGCGACGGCCGCAGCGAGGTCACCGAACCACGCGACCATCGCTGGCGTGCCTTCACGCCGCAGATGTTCCGGCGCGGCGAGCTGTCGGCGGCGCTGCAGTCCGCCCACGGCGCTGGCGTCACCGTGAGCGACGAGGCGATGGCAATGGAGCGCGCCGGTTTTGCGCCATGCCTGGTCGAAGGCGCGGAAGACAATATCAAGGTCACCACGGCAACGGATTTCGCACTGGCCGAATTCCTGTTGTCGCGTATGAAGTGA
- the ftsB gene encoding cell division protein FtsB, with amino-acid sequence MVRWVALILILVLIALQVKLWNGHGGVHEVETLRAAVKKQGEDNDKLTQRNQALGADVSDLKHGEQAVEARARAELGLIKPGETFYQVVEKPGAAQAPASAASSNGNP; translated from the coding sequence ATGGTGCGCTGGGTCGCCCTGATCCTGATTCTTGTGCTGATCGCGCTACAGGTAAAACTGTGGAACGGGCACGGCGGCGTGCATGAGGTGGAAACCTTGCGCGCGGCTGTCAAGAAGCAGGGCGAGGACAACGACAAGCTGACCCAGCGCAATCAGGCTCTCGGCGCGGATGTGAGCGACCTCAAGCACGGCGAACAAGCCGTGGAGGCTCGCGCCCGCGCCGAACTTGGCCTGATCAAGCCGGGCGAAACGTTCTACCAGGTGGTGGAAAAGCCGGGTGCCGCACAGGCGCCCGCGTCCGCCGCATCCAGCAACGGCAACCCATGA
- the eno gene encoding phosphopyruvate hydratase produces the protein MSTDITRIHAREILDSRGNPTLEAEVTLAGGGFGRAAVPSGASTGSREAVELRDGDKARYLGKGVKNAVLNVNNSIASELKGFDAANQGGLDAKLINLDGTPNKGKLGANAILGVSMAAAHAVAAQNRQPLWQYLATINGTTGKPGALPVPMMNIINGGAHADNNVDVQEFMILPVGVSSFSEALRAGAEVFHALKSVLKGKGLNTAVGDEGGFAPNLRSNIEALDTILEAVNKAGYKVGSEILLGLDVASSEFFKGGNYDLEGEGKVYTPEQWVDVLASWAKQYPIVTIEDGMAEGDWAGWKHLTDKLGQTVQLVGDDLFVTNPTIFKEGIDKKIANAILIKVNQVGTLSETLEAIAMADAAKYAAIVSHRSGETEDTTIADIAVATTATQIKTGSLCRTDRVAKYNQLLRIEEALGSAAVYAGRNAFPNLAKLPG, from the coding sequence ATGAGCACCGACATCACCCGCATCCACGCACGTGAAATCCTCGATTCCCGCGGCAACCCCACGCTTGAAGCGGAAGTGACCCTGGCGGGCGGCGGCTTTGGCCGCGCTGCCGTGCCGAGCGGTGCGTCGACGGGTTCGCGCGAGGCGGTTGAGCTGCGCGACGGCGACAAGGCGCGTTACCTGGGCAAGGGCGTGAAGAACGCCGTGCTCAACGTCAACAACTCCATCGCCAGCGAGCTGAAGGGCTTCGACGCCGCCAACCAGGGTGGCCTGGATGCCAAGCTGATCAATCTCGATGGCACCCCGAACAAGGGCAAGCTGGGCGCCAACGCCATCCTCGGCGTGTCCATGGCTGCCGCGCATGCCGTGGCCGCGCAGAACCGTCAGCCGCTGTGGCAGTACCTCGCCACCATCAACGGCACCACCGGCAAGCCGGGCGCACTGCCGGTGCCGATGATGAACATCATCAACGGTGGTGCGCATGCCGATAACAACGTCGACGTGCAGGAGTTCATGATCCTGCCGGTGGGCGTGTCCAGTTTCTCCGAAGCGCTGCGCGCCGGTGCCGAGGTGTTCCACGCGCTCAAGAGCGTGCTCAAGGGCAAGGGCCTGAACACCGCCGTGGGTGACGAAGGCGGCTTCGCGCCGAACCTGCGTTCCAACATCGAAGCGCTGGACACCATCCTCGAAGCCGTCAACAAGGCTGGCTACAAGGTGGGCAGCGAGATCCTGCTCGGCCTGGACGTGGCCAGCTCGGAATTCTTCAAGGGCGGCAACTACGACCTCGAAGGCGAGGGCAAGGTGTACACGCCGGAGCAGTGGGTCGACGTGCTGGCCAGCTGGGCCAAGCAGTACCCCATCGTCACCATCGAGGACGGCATGGCCGAAGGCGACTGGGCCGGCTGGAAGCACCTGACCGACAAGCTGGGCCAGACCGTGCAGCTGGTGGGTGACGACCTGTTCGTCACCAATCCGACGATCTTCAAGGAAGGCATCGACAAGAAGATCGCCAACGCCATCCTGATCAAGGTCAACCAGGTCGGCACGCTGTCCGAGACGCTGGAAGCCATCGCCATGGCCGACGCGGCCAAGTACGCGGCCATCGTGTCGCACCGCTCAGGCGAGACGGAAGACACCACCATCGCCGACATCGCCGTGGCGACCACCGCCACCCAGATCAAGACGGGCTCGCTGTGCCGCACCGATCGCGTGGCCAAGTACAACCAGCTGCTGCGCATCGAAGAGGCACTGGGTTCGGCCGCGGTCTACGCTGGTCGCAACGCCTTCCCGAACCTGGCCAAGCTGCCGGGCTGA
- the kdsA gene encoding 3-deoxy-8-phosphooctulonate synthase, protein MKLCGFEVGLDKPLFLIAGPCVVESEQLQMDTAGKLKEITSKLGIHFIFKSSFDKANRSSGTSFRGPGMEAGLKILGEVKRQLGVPVLTDVHEYTPMNEVAAVVDVLQTPAFLCRQTDFIQNVARAGIPVNIKKGQFLSPWDMKNVVDKAKAVGNDDILVCERGASFGYNNLVSDMRSISVMRDTGCPVVFDATHSVQLPGGQGTSSGGQREFVPVLARAAVAVGVAGLFAETHPDPSKALSDGPNAWPLDKMEALLETLLELDQVTKRHTFLEHTL, encoded by the coding sequence ATGAAGTTGTGTGGATTCGAAGTCGGCCTGGACAAGCCGCTCTTCCTGATCGCCGGTCCCTGTGTGGTCGAATCCGAACAGCTCCAGATGGACACCGCCGGCAAGCTCAAGGAAATCACTTCCAAGCTCGGCATCCACTTCATCTTCAAGTCCAGCTTCGACAAGGCGAACCGTTCGTCCGGCACCAGCTTCCGCGGTCCCGGCATGGAAGCGGGCCTGAAGATCCTGGGGGAAGTGAAGCGCCAGCTTGGTGTGCCGGTGCTCACCGACGTGCACGAGTACACGCCGATGAACGAAGTGGCCGCGGTGGTCGACGTCCTGCAGACGCCGGCCTTCCTGTGTCGCCAGACCGACTTCATCCAGAACGTGGCGCGTGCCGGTATTCCGGTGAACATCAAGAAGGGCCAGTTCCTTTCGCCATGGGACATGAAAAACGTCGTCGACAAGGCCAAGGCCGTCGGTAATGACGACATCCTGGTCTGCGAGCGCGGCGCCAGCTTCGGCTACAACAACCTCGTCTCTGACATGCGCTCGATCAGCGTGATGCGCGACACCGGTTGTCCGGTGGTGTTCGACGCCACCCACTCGGTGCAGTTGCCGGGCGGGCAGGGCACCAGCTCGGGCGGCCAGCGCGAGTTCGTGCCGGTGCTGGCGCGCGCCGCCGTGGCAGTGGGCGTGGCCGGCCTGTTTGCGGAAACGCATCCAGATCCGTCCAAGGCGCTCAGCGACGGTCCCAATGCCTGGCCGCTGGACAAGATGGAAGCGCTGCTGGAAACCCTGCTCGAACTCGACCAGGTCACCAAGCGACACACGTTCCTCGAACACACGCTCTGA
- a CDS encoding CTP synthase gives MTPLIFVTGGVVSSLGKGIAAASLASILEARGLSVTMMKLDPYINVDPGTMSPFQHGEVYVTDDGAETDLDLGHYERFVHTRLTGKNSITTGKIYESVIRKERRGDYLGATVQVIPHITDEIKHCIHEATRGFDVALVEIGGTVGDIESLPFLEAIRQLRSEHGPEKCLFMHLTLVPYIKAAGEIKTKPTQHSVKELRSIGIQPDVLLCRCEQPLPDGERRKIALFTNVPENAVISATDVDVIYKQPLWLHKQGLDDIVVKRLGLQAGPADLSSWQRTVDAVEHPKDEVTVAIVGKYVEHKDAYKSLGEALRHGGIKQLTRVNLNWVDSEQVEAEGAAKALGNADAILVPGGFGKRGFEGKVLAARYAREKGVPYFGICYGMHAAVVDFARSVAGLTNADSSENDRNSPDPVIALITEWTTATGEVETRTERSDLGGTMRLGAQECRLKAGTLARELYGQDVVRERHRHRYEFNNRYRQTFEDLGLVISGKSMDDLLVEIVELPPQKHPWFLGCQAHPEFTSTPRDGHPLFIGFVQAAREFKAVREGERLAKESVA, from the coding sequence ATGACCCCCCTGATTTTCGTCACCGGCGGTGTGGTGTCCTCTCTCGGTAAGGGCATCGCCGCGGCGTCGCTGGCTTCCATTCTGGAAGCGCGTGGCCTTTCGGTCACCATGATGAAGCTCGACCCGTACATCAACGTGGATCCGGGCACCATGAGTCCCTTCCAGCACGGCGAGGTCTACGTGACCGACGACGGCGCGGAGACTGACCTGGACCTGGGCCACTACGAGCGCTTCGTCCATACCCGTCTCACGGGCAAGAACTCCATTACCACGGGCAAGATCTACGAATCGGTGATCCGCAAGGAGCGCCGCGGCGACTATCTGGGCGCCACCGTGCAGGTCATCCCGCACATCACCGACGAGATCAAGCACTGCATCCACGAGGCCACCCGCGGCTTCGACGTGGCGCTGGTCGAGATCGGCGGCACGGTGGGCGACATCGAGTCGCTGCCGTTCCTGGAGGCCATCCGCCAGCTGCGCAGCGAGCACGGCCCGGAGAAGTGCCTGTTCATGCATCTCACCCTGGTGCCGTATATCAAGGCCGCCGGCGAGATCAAGACCAAGCCCACCCAGCACTCCGTGAAGGAGCTGCGCTCCATCGGTATCCAGCCGGACGTGTTGCTGTGCCGTTGCGAGCAGCCGCTGCCGGACGGCGAGCGCCGCAAGATCGCTCTGTTCACCAACGTTCCCGAGAACGCGGTGATCAGCGCGACCGACGTGGACGTCATCTACAAACAGCCGCTGTGGCTGCACAAGCAGGGCCTGGACGACATCGTGGTCAAGCGCCTGGGCCTGCAGGCCGGCCCGGCCGACCTGTCCTCGTGGCAGCGCACGGTCGATGCCGTGGAGCACCCGAAGGACGAAGTCACCGTCGCCATCGTCGGCAAGTACGTCGAGCACAAGGACGCCTACAAGTCCCTGGGCGAGGCGCTGCGCCATGGCGGCATCAAGCAGCTCACCCGTGTCAATCTCAACTGGGTTGATTCGGAGCAGGTCGAGGCCGAAGGCGCCGCCAAGGCGCTGGGCAATGCCGACGCCATCCTGGTGCCGGGCGGCTTCGGCAAGCGCGGCTTCGAGGGCAAGGTGCTGGCGGCCCGTTACGCCCGCGAGAAGGGCGTGCCGTACTTCGGCATCTGCTACGGCATGCATGCCGCGGTGGTGGACTTCGCGCGCAGCGTGGCCGGTCTCACCAACGCCGACTCCAGCGAGAACGACCGCAACAGCCCGGACCCGGTCATCGCCCTGATCACCGAGTGGACCACGGCCACCGGCGAAGTCGAGACGCGCACCGAGCGTTCGGACCTGGGCGGCACCATGCGCCTGGGCGCGCAGGAATGCCGCCTTAAGGCCGGCACGCTGGCCCGCGAGCTGTACGGACAGGACGTGGTGCGCGAGCGCCATCGCCACCGCTACGAGTTCAACAACCGTTACCGTCAGACCTTCGAAGACCTCGGTCTGGTGATCTCCGGCAAGTCGATGGATGACCTGCTGGTCGAAATCGTCGAACTGCCGCCGCAGAAGCACCCGTGGTTCCTGGGCTGCCAGGCGCATCCGGAATTCACCTCTACCCCGCGCGATGGCCACCCGCTGTTCATCGGCTTCGTGCAGGCCGCCCGCGAGTTCAAGGCGGTGCGCGAGGGTGAGCGTCTGGCCAAGGAGTCTGTCGCATGA
- the cyoD gene encoding cytochrome o ubiquinol oxidase subunit IV produces the protein MSGNHHSHDAHHGAEHADHGSTKSYLIGFVLSVVLTLASFGVVMSGKVPHDLMMPGIVVFGVAQLIVQLVYFLHMGTSPSQRGNLSIMLFTILILAIVVVGSLWVLHNMNVNMMHPTSHMVPVE, from the coding sequence ATGTCCGGCAACCACCATTCCCATGACGCCCACCACGGCGCCGAGCATGCCGACCACGGCAGCACCAAGTCCTACCTGATCGGCTTCGTGCTGTCGGTGGTGCTGACCCTGGCCTCGTTCGGCGTGGTGATGAGCGGCAAGGTCCCGCATGACCTGATGATGCCCGGCATCGTCGTGTTCGGCGTGGCCCAGCTGATCGTCCAGCTGGTCTACTTCCTGCACATGGGTACCTCGCCGTCGCAGCGTGGCAACCTGTCGATCATGCTGTTCACCATCCTGATCCTGGCCATCGTGGTGGTCGGCTCGCTGTGGGTGCTGCACAACATGAATGTGAACATGATGCATCCGACGTCCCATATGGTGCCGGTGGAATAA
- the cyoC gene encoding cytochrome o ubiquinol oxidase subunit III has product MSSPAVSVAHGAHDGVSHGGDAHHHDDGSKTLLGFWIYLMSDCLIFSGLFATFAVLANSTAGGPTGKELFELPYVLGETMLLLISSVTFGMAMLNMHAGKKGGVVAWLAVTFLFGAGFIGMEVYEFAKLIHEGAGPSTSAFLSSYFTLVGTHGLHVSCGLIWLVVMMDQIRRFGLTDATRRRLSCLSLFWHFLDIVWICVFTFVYLRGAI; this is encoded by the coding sequence ATGAGCAGTCCTGCAGTAAGCGTCGCCCACGGCGCGCACGACGGCGTCTCCCACGGCGGGGACGCCCATCACCACGACGACGGATCCAAGACCCTGCTGGGGTTCTGGATCTATCTGATGAGCGACTGCCTGATCTTCTCGGGCCTGTTCGCCACGTTTGCCGTGCTGGCCAACAGCACGGCGGGCGGCCCCACCGGCAAGGAACTGTTCGAGCTGCCGTACGTGCTCGGCGAGACCATGCTGCTGCTGATCTCGTCCGTCACCTTCGGCATGGCCATGCTCAACATGCATGCCGGCAAGAAGGGCGGTGTGGTGGCGTGGCTGGCAGTCACGTTCCTGTTCGGTGCCGGCTTCATCGGCATGGAAGTGTACGAGTTCGCCAAGCTCATCCATGAAGGCGCCGGTCCCAGCACCAGCGCGTTCCTGTCCAGCTACTTCACGCTGGTGGGCACGCACGGCCTGCACGTGAGCTGCGGCCTGATCTGGCTGGTGGTGATGATGGATCAGATCCGCCGCTTCGGCCTGACCGATGCCACCCGGCGTCGCCTGTCGTGCCTGAGCCTGTTCTGGCACTTCCTGGACATCGTCTGGATCTGCGTCTTCACCTTTGTCTACCTGCGGGGGGCCATCTGA
- the cyoB gene encoding cytochrome o ubiquinol oxidase subunit I, with the protein MFGKLTLDAIPYHEPIVMVTLAAVLLGGATMLAVLTKFRLWGYLWKEWFTSVDHKKIGIMYVIVALVMLMRGFADAVMMRAQQAMAAGESAGYLPPHHFDQVFTAHGVIMIFFVAMPFITGLMNLVVPLQIGARDVAYPFLNSLSFWLFMSGVVLVMVSLFVGDFAATGWLAYPPLSGLSYSPTVGVDYYIWSLQLSGLGTTLSGINFIVTIMKMRTPGMKLMQMPVFTWTALVTNILIVAAFPVLTVTLALLTADRYLDMHFFTNELGGNAMMYVNLIWIWGHPEVYILILPCFGAFSEIVATFSKKPLFGYKSMVYATSCIGVLSFVVWLHHFFTMGSGASVNAFFGITTMIISVPTGAKLFNWLFTMYRGRVEFNVPMLWTVGFMVTFVIGGVTGVLLAVPGADFLLHNSVFLIAHFHNVIIGGVVFGVFAAINYWFPKAFGFRLNEFWGKASFWCWLVGFYLAFMPLYVLGLKGMTRRMNHYANPEWQPYLIVAALGAAVIALGIFCTVVQFYVSVRDRKKLTDPSGDPWGGRTLEWATSSPAPFYNFASLPQVHALDQFWEDKQNGVAYVQPAKYEDIHMPRNTGVGVVMGAFGTVLGFALVWHIWWLAAVGLLGMIGAFIVRAYDRDIDYWVPAAEVERIERSRHAQLKQFQTTQVAPAAAPQRQKVA; encoded by the coding sequence ATGTTTGGAAAGCTCACCCTAGACGCGATCCCGTATCACGAGCCGATCGTGATGGTTACGCTCGCTGCCGTGCTCCTCGGCGGCGCGACGATGCTCGCGGTTCTTACCAAGTTCCGCCTGTGGGGTTACCTGTGGAAGGAGTGGTTCACCTCGGTGGACCACAAGAAGATCGGCATCATGTACGTCATCGTGGCGCTGGTCATGCTGATGCGCGGCTTCGCCGACGCCGTCATGATGCGCGCACAGCAGGCCATGGCTGCGGGTGAATCCGCCGGCTACCTGCCGCCGCACCACTTTGACCAGGTGTTCACCGCCCACGGCGTGATCATGATCTTCTTCGTGGCCATGCCGTTCATCACGGGCCTGATGAACCTGGTGGTGCCGCTGCAGATCGGCGCGCGCGACGTGGCCTATCCGTTCCTGAACTCGCTCAGCTTCTGGCTGTTCATGTCGGGCGTGGTGCTGGTGATGGTGTCGCTGTTCGTCGGTGACTTCGCCGCCACCGGCTGGCTGGCGTACCCGCCGCTGTCGGGCCTGTCATACAGCCCAACAGTGGGCGTCGACTACTACATCTGGTCGCTGCAGTTGTCCGGCCTCGGCACCACGCTGAGCGGCATCAACTTCATCGTGACCATCATGAAGATGCGCACGCCGGGCATGAAGCTGATGCAGATGCCGGTGTTCACGTGGACCGCGCTGGTCACCAACATCCTGATCGTGGCCGCGTTCCCGGTCCTGACGGTGACGCTGGCCCTGCTCACGGCCGACCGCTACCTGGACATGCACTTCTTCACGAACGAGCTTGGCGGCAACGCCATGATGTACGTGAACCTGATCTGGATCTGGGGCCACCCGGAGGTCTACATCCTGATCCTGCCGTGCTTCGGTGCGTTCTCGGAAATCGTCGCCACGTTCTCCAAGAAGCCGCTGTTCGGCTACAAGTCGATGGTGTACGCCACCTCCTGCATCGGCGTGCTGTCGTTCGTGGTGTGGCTGCACCACTTCTTCACCATGGGCTCGGGTGCCAGCGTGAATGCCTTCTTCGGCATCACGACGATGATCATCTCGGTGCCCACCGGCGCGAAGCTGTTCAACTGGCTGTTCACCATGTATCGCGGCCGCGTGGAGTTCAACGTGCCGATGCTGTGGACGGTGGGCTTCATGGTCACCTTCGTGATCGGCGGCGTCACCGGCGTGCTGCTGGCCGTGCCGGGCGCGGACTTCCTGCTGCACAACAGCGTCTTCCTGATCGCGCACTTCCATAACGTGATCATCGGTGGCGTGGTGTTCGGCGTGTTCGCGGCGATCAACTACTGGTTCCCGAAGGCGTTCGGCTTCCGCCTCAACGAATTCTGGGGCAAGGCATCGTTCTGGTGCTGGCTGGTCGGTTTCTACCTGGCCTTCATGCCGCTGTACGTGCTGGGCCTGAAGGGCATGACCCGCCGCATGAACCACTACGCCAACCCGGAGTGGCAGCCGTACCTGATCGTCGCTGCCCTCGGCGCGGCCGTCATCGCGCTGGGCATCTTCTGCACCGTGGTGCAGTTCTATGTCTCGGTCCGCGACCGCAAGAAGCTCACCGATCCCAGCGGCGACCCGTGGGGTGGCCGCACCCTGGAATGGGCCACCAGCTCGCCGGCGCCGTTCTACAACTTCGCATCGCTGCCCCAGGTCCATGCGCTGGACCAGTTCTGGGAAGACAAACAAAACGGAGTCGCTTACGTGCAACCTGCCAAGTACGAAGACATCCATATGCCCCGCAACACCGGTGTCGGTGTGGTCATGGGCGCGTTCGGTACCGTCCTGGGTTTCGCCCTGGTGTGGCACATCTGGTGGCTGGCGGCCGTGGGCCTGCTGGGCATGATCGGCGCCTTCATCGTGCGTGCCTACGACCGTGACATCGATTACTGGGTGCCGGCGGCCGAGGTTGAGCGCATCGAGCGTTCGCGTCACGCCCAGCTCAAGCAGTTCCAGACCACGCAGGTGGCTCCGGCAGCGGCGCCCCAGCGTCAGAAGGTGGCGTAA